The following coding sequences lie in one Actinomyces capricornis genomic window:
- a CDS encoding O-acetylhomoserine aminocarboxypropyltransferase/cysteine synthase family protein: protein MTTQPTPTATQAPSPTSPRGWRFETKQVQAGHDPRADTARARAIPIYQTTSFVFDSAEQAAARFSLAELGPIYTRLNNPTNEIVENRIAALEGGVGALLTASGQGAQTLAFLTLGSAGTNIVSSPSLYGGTTNLLAHSLPRFGIETRFVEDPSDPRAWAALADERTIAFFGETIPNPRGDILDIEAVAGAAHAEGIPLVVDNTVASPFLTRPFEWGADIVVASATKFLGGHGSSVAGVIVDAGNFDFAASPERFPGFNTPDESYHGLVYARDLGVGGALGANLAFILKARAEGQRDLGLPLAPHSAFLIAQGIETLSLRMERHVDNALAVASWLEARPDVAGVRYSGLASSPYYELHRKYCPRGAGAVLAFDLPGGREAGAAFINALGLFSHLANIGDVRSLAVHPATTTHSQLDDAGLAAAGITAGTVRLSVGIEHIEDLLADLDQALAAAAAVTGTATGPQGSEAGGGR from the coding sequence ATGACCACCCAGCCCACGCCCACCGCCACCCAGGCCCCCTCCCCCACCAGCCCCCGGGGCTGGCGCTTCGAGACCAAGCAGGTCCAGGCCGGCCACGACCCCAGGGCGGATACCGCCCGCGCCCGGGCCATCCCCATCTACCAGACCACCTCCTTCGTCTTCGATTCCGCCGAGCAGGCAGCCGCCCGCTTCTCCCTGGCCGAGCTCGGGCCCATCTACACCCGCCTGAACAACCCCACCAACGAGATCGTGGAGAACCGGATCGCCGCTCTGGAGGGCGGCGTGGGGGCGCTGCTGACCGCCTCGGGCCAGGGCGCCCAGACCCTGGCCTTCCTGACCCTGGGGTCGGCGGGCACCAATATCGTGTCCTCCCCCTCCCTGTACGGGGGCACCACGAACCTGCTCGCCCACTCCCTGCCCCGCTTCGGCATCGAGACCCGCTTCGTGGAGGACCCCTCCGACCCGCGGGCCTGGGCGGCGCTGGCCGATGAGCGCACCATCGCCTTCTTCGGGGAGACCATCCCCAACCCGCGCGGCGACATCCTGGACATCGAGGCGGTGGCGGGCGCGGCCCACGCCGAGGGCATCCCCCTGGTGGTGGACAACACGGTGGCCTCGCCCTTCCTGACCCGCCCCTTCGAGTGGGGCGCGGATATCGTGGTGGCCTCGGCCACTAAGTTCCTGGGCGGTCACGGCTCCTCGGTGGCCGGGGTGATCGTGGATGCCGGCAACTTCGACTTCGCCGCGAGCCCCGAGCGCTTCCCCGGCTTCAACACCCCCGACGAGTCCTACCACGGCCTGGTCTACGCCCGGGACCTGGGGGTGGGCGGAGCCCTGGGCGCCAACCTCGCCTTCATCCTCAAGGCCCGCGCCGAGGGGCAGCGCGACCTGGGCCTGCCCCTGGCCCCGCACTCGGCCTTCCTCATCGCCCAGGGCATCGAGACCCTCTCCCTGCGCATGGAGCGCCACGTGGACAACGCCCTGGCCGTGGCCTCCTGGCTGGAGGCGCGGCCGGATGTGGCCGGGGTGCGCTACTCGGGGCTGGCCTCCAGCCCCTACTACGAGTTGCACCGCAAGTACTGCCCGCGCGGGGCAGGGGCGGTCCTGGCCTTCGACCTGCCCGGAGGACGCGAGGCGGGGGCGGCCTTCATCAACGCCCTGGGGCTGTTCTCCCACCTGGCCAATATCGGCGATGTGCGATCCCTGGCCGTCCACCCGGCCACCACCACCCACTCCCAGCTCGACGACGCGGGCCTGGCCGCCGCCGGCATCACCGCCGGCACGGTGCGCCTGAGCGTGGGCATCGAGCACATCGAGGACCTCCTGGCCGACCTGGATCAGGCCCTGGCCGCGGCCGCCGCCGTCACCGGCACGGCCACCGGCCCGCAGGGATCCGAGGCGGGAGGCGGGCGGTGA
- a CDS encoding C40 family peptidase: protein MTPSFQNRWRRGTIATAVLALACLVIPAAHADPVTQDDVDRAKEAEASTSASIGELEAQLAQLNVNLETAQRNAQIANEDYLMAVQELATASSEAQTAQDSADSAAQETQTARADLGAVVVQTYQEGGNAITALTPYVTATSISELADAEVARARMGERTNAKVQDVEALQAVAETMQGIADEKVETKQTAATEAETAKATAASAATTAQAEVTQAQTQRDALVTRLAEQRGTTVELERQHQDQLEAERKAREEAAAKAAAEEAARTAAAQQAPQEPAPRATEDQPATEAPEPPAQEPQDEQPAPAPAAEEEAGEPEEAEEAPAPAPAPAVEEEAEEPAPAPAASGDAAATAISAAMSYIGTPYVWGGESAAGLDCSGLTMMAYQAAGVSLTHSSRVQYGQGQHVPLSSAQPGDLVFWSSDGTQSGIYHVAIYLGDGQMIEAPTFGFTVTVTSMRYSGAMPTAVRPY from the coding sequence GTGACCCCCTCGTTCCAGAACCGATGGAGGCGCGGCACCATCGCCACCGCCGTCCTGGCGCTGGCCTGCCTCGTCATACCCGCGGCCCATGCTGATCCCGTCACCCAGGACGACGTCGATCGGGCCAAGGAGGCCGAGGCCTCGACCAGCGCCTCCATCGGCGAGCTGGAGGCCCAGCTCGCCCAGCTGAACGTCAACCTCGAGACCGCCCAGCGCAACGCCCAGATCGCCAACGAGGACTACCTCATGGCCGTCCAGGAGCTGGCCACCGCCTCCTCCGAGGCGCAGACCGCGCAGGACAGCGCCGACTCGGCGGCCCAGGAGACCCAGACGGCCCGCGCCGACCTGGGTGCCGTCGTCGTCCAGACCTACCAGGAGGGCGGCAACGCGATCACCGCCCTGACCCCCTACGTCACCGCCACCTCCATCTCCGAGCTCGCCGACGCCGAGGTCGCCCGGGCCCGCATGGGGGAGCGCACCAATGCCAAGGTCCAGGACGTCGAGGCGCTCCAGGCCGTGGCCGAGACCATGCAGGGGATCGCCGACGAGAAGGTCGAGACCAAGCAGACCGCCGCCACCGAGGCCGAGACCGCCAAGGCCACTGCCGCCAGCGCCGCCACCACCGCCCAGGCCGAGGTCACCCAGGCCCAGACCCAGCGCGATGCCCTGGTGACCAGGCTCGCCGAGCAGCGGGGCACCACCGTCGAGCTGGAGAGGCAGCACCAGGACCAGCTCGAGGCCGAGCGCAAGGCTCGCGAGGAGGCTGCGGCCAAGGCCGCCGCCGAGGAGGCCGCCAGGACCGCGGCCGCCCAGCAGGCGCCCCAGGAGCCCGCCCCCCGGGCCACCGAGGACCAGCCCGCCACCGAGGCGCCCGAGCCCCCGGCGCAGGAGCCGCAGGACGAGCAGCCCGCGCCGGCCCCCGCCGCCGAGGAGGAGGCCGGGGAGCCTGAGGAGGCCGAGGAGGCCCCGGCCCCCGCGCCGGCCCCCGCCGTTGAGGAGGAGGCCGAGGAGCCCGCGCCCGCGCCGGCCGCCTCGGGCGATGCCGCCGCCACCGCCATCTCCGCAGCCATGAGCTACATCGGCACCCCCTACGTGTGGGGAGGCGAGTCGGCCGCGGGCCTGGACTGTTCGGGCCTGACGATGATGGCCTACCAGGCCGCAGGCGTCTCCCTGACCCACTCCTCCCGGGTGCAGTACGGCCAGGGCCAGCATGTTCCGCTCTCCAGTGCGCAGCCCGGCGACCTGGTCTTCTGGTCCTCCGACGGCACCCAGTCGGGCATCTACCACGTGGCCATCTACCTGGGCGACGGGCAGATGATCGAGGCGCCGACCTTCGGCTTCACCGTCACCGTGACCTCCATGCGCTACTCCGGCGCCATGCCCACGGCCGTGCGCCCCTACTGA
- a CDS encoding inorganic diphosphatase: protein MEFDVTIEIPKGNRNKYEIDHETGRIRLDRMLFTSTRYPDDYGFIDGTLGEDGDPLDALVLLEEPTFPGCVIRCRALGMFRMRDEKGGDDKVLCVPSADQRASWRTDIEDVSEFHRLEIQHFFEVYKDLEPGKSVEGAHWVGREEAEEEIRRSYEREAENLAHGGH from the coding sequence GTGGAGTTCGACGTCACGATCGAGATCCCCAAGGGCAACCGCAACAAGTACGAGATCGACCACGAGACCGGACGGATCCGCTTGGACAGGATGCTCTTCACCTCAACGCGCTACCCCGATGACTACGGCTTCATCGACGGCACCCTGGGTGAGGATGGCGATCCGCTCGACGCGCTGGTCCTGCTGGAGGAGCCCACCTTCCCCGGCTGCGTCATCCGCTGCCGCGCCCTGGGCATGTTCCGCATGCGCGATGAGAAGGGCGGGGACGACAAGGTCCTGTGCGTGCCCAGTGCGGACCAGCGGGCCTCCTGGCGCACGGATATCGAGGACGTCTCGGAGTTCCACCGCCTGGAGATCCAGCACTTCTTCGAGGTCTACAAGGATCTGGAGCCGGGCAAGTCCGTGGAGGGCGCCCACTGGGTGGGGCGCGAGGAGGCCGAGGAGGAGATCCGCCGCTCCTACGAGCGCGAGGCCGAGAACCTGGCCCACGGCGGGCACTGA
- the dacB gene encoding D-alanyl-D-alanine carboxypeptidase/D-alanyl-D-alanine endopeptidase, whose translation MRKAQIASLTAASLLVAGGYYGLADALDLVPGPVTAAPMDIAAQPYPTISAPDAAIAQASGLDPQAPIPSSAALSAMVSELAADKALEGGSVSASIIDVATGQELVNHSGTTGVTPASSNKLLVAQASLSLLGADHTLTTSTVLEGQNLTLVGGGDVLLAEDAGDPTATAGRAGLGDLARLSAQALKDKGVTSVSVRLDDTLFTGPTWNDGWEAGNEAWVAKIQPIMVDVSVHHNHGTYPEDPALEAAQVFREHLAAEGITVSGDITRAAAPDSAAELASVHSAPLEDILALSLKTSDNTITEVEGRLVAVAAGQSADFQGAARAVLDQLGKDGLDTTGVTLLDSSGLAKGNKVPSRLLAQILARAAGPDGGTSGRALISALPVGALDGTLHDRFHGSDAAGTVRAKTGTLEQSVSLSGVVTTADGRLLAFAVLLDGFPAENAGSAKLVLDNLLITPLAACGCQG comes from the coding sequence ATGCGCAAGGCCCAGATCGCCTCCCTGACCGCGGCGAGCCTCCTCGTCGCGGGCGGCTACTATGGCCTGGCCGATGCACTCGACCTCGTGCCCGGACCCGTGACCGCGGCCCCGATGGACATCGCCGCCCAGCCCTACCCCACGATCTCCGCCCCCGACGCCGCCATCGCCCAGGCCTCGGGACTCGACCCCCAGGCCCCGATCCCCTCCAGCGCCGCCCTGAGCGCGATGGTCTCGGAACTGGCCGCCGACAAGGCCCTGGAGGGGGGCTCGGTCAGCGCCTCCATCATCGATGTGGCCACAGGCCAGGAGCTCGTCAACCACTCGGGCACCACTGGTGTGACCCCGGCCTCCTCCAACAAGCTGCTGGTGGCCCAGGCCTCCCTGTCCCTCCTGGGGGCCGACCACACCCTGACCACGAGCACCGTCCTGGAGGGCCAGAACCTGACCCTCGTGGGCGGGGGCGACGTCCTCCTGGCCGAGGACGCGGGCGACCCCACTGCCACGGCCGGCCGGGCGGGCCTGGGCGACCTGGCCCGCCTCAGCGCCCAGGCCCTCAAGGACAAGGGCGTCACCAGCGTCTCGGTGCGCCTGGACGACACCCTGTTCACCGGCCCCACCTGGAATGACGGCTGGGAGGCCGGCAACGAGGCCTGGGTGGCCAAGATCCAGCCGATCATGGTGGACGTCTCGGTCCACCACAATCACGGGACCTACCCCGAGGACCCCGCCCTGGAGGCCGCCCAGGTCTTCCGTGAGCACCTGGCCGCCGAGGGCATCACCGTCTCGGGGGACATCACCCGCGCCGCCGCCCCCGACTCGGCCGCCGAGCTGGCCTCGGTTCACTCCGCGCCGCTGGAGGACATCCTGGCTCTGTCGCTGAAGACCTCCGACAACACCATCACCGAGGTCGAGGGCCGGCTGGTGGCCGTCGCGGCGGGGCAGAGCGCCGACTTCCAGGGCGCCGCCCGCGCCGTGCTCGACCAGCTGGGCAAGGACGGCCTGGACACCACCGGGGTCACCCTCCTGGACTCCTCGGGCCTGGCCAAGGGCAACAAGGTCCCCTCCCGGCTCCTGGCGCAGATCCTGGCCAGGGCCGCGGGCCCCGACGGCGGCACCTCCGGCCGCGCCCTCATCTCGGCCCTGCCGGTGGGCGCCCTGGACGGGACCCTGCACGACCGCTTCCACGGCAGCGATGCCGCCGGGACGGTGAGGGCCAAGACCGGGACGCTGGAGCAGTCGGTCTCCCTGTCCGGGGTGGTGACCACCGCCGACGGGCGCCTGCTGGCCTTCGCCGTCCTGCTGGACGGATTCCCGGCCGAGAACGCGGGCAGCGCCAAGCTGGTCCTGGACAACCTTCTCATCACCCCCCTGGCCGCCTGCGGCTGCCAGGGCTGA